Proteins encoded within one genomic window of Malassezia restricta chromosome VII, complete sequence:
- a CDS encoding translation initiation factor eIF-2B subunit alpha, producing MSSDFSIVSAFNHALQSDLDIPMPIAAIFALSEMIAQSKAETTSELMESIKMASEEVKASLANPIPATAGLELFMRFVTTKNWAGGDFEAHKQNLIHAALEFANNTVPNCRERITHLLMPFIKDDSVILTHGYSRVVMQVLLSAAKVHGKRMSVYVTESRPTGQGLQTYKRLREEGIPCTVVLDSAVAYLMHRVDMCLLGGEAVVESGGIFNAVGSYQIGIIAKAAKKPVFAVAESFKFLRLFPLSQYDVPITARHLPLPTSEESYEAPEDNRMTPAMEAMNPLIDYTLPELLTFIVSDVGILTPSGVSDALLAVYGDN from the coding sequence ATGTCGTCGGACTTTTCTATTGTGTCAGCATTTAACCATGCGCTACAGAGTGATCTAGACATACCTATGCCTATTGCTGCTATTTTTGCACTTTCGGAAATGATCGCGCAATCGAAAGCCGAGACGACGTCGGAACTTATGGAAAGTATCAAAATGGCGAGTGAAGAGGTCAAAGCAAGCCTGGCGAACCCTATTCCGGCTACAGCAGGTCTAGAACTGTTTATGCGATTTGTTACGACAAAGAACTGGGCGGGTGGCGACTTCGAAGCTCACAAGCAAAACCTCATTCATGCCGCTCTTGAGTTTGCCAATAACACGGTGCCCAACTGCCGTGAACGCATCACACACCTGCTCATGCCATTTATTAAAGATGACTCTGTCATTTTAACTCATGGATACTCTCGCGTCGTGATGCAGGTGCTTCTCAGTGCGGCCAAGGTACACGGTAAGCGCATGTCTGTGTACGTGACCGAAAGTCGGCCAACGGGGCAGGGTTTGCAAACATACAAGCGCCTCCGCGAAGAGGGAATTCCTTGCACTGTCGTACTCGACAGTGCAGTAGCATACTTGATGCATCGCGTTGATATGTGCCTGTTGGGCGGTGAAGCCGTTGTTGAATCGGGTGGTATCTTCAACGCCGTTGGCAGCTACCAAATTGGCATCATTGCGAAAGCCGCCAAGAAGCCTGTGTTTGCAGTGGCCGAGAGTTTTAAGTTCTTGCGTCTATTTCCACTGTCACAGTATGACGTACCCATCACCGCACGCCATCTCCCGTTGCCTACGAGCGAAGAGTCGTACGAGGCCCCAGAGGACAATCGCATGACTCCTGCCATGGAGGCCATGAATCCATTGATCGATTATACCCTGCCTGAGCTGCTTACCTTCATTGTGAGTGACGTAGGCATTCTGACGCCGTCCGGAGTGTCTGATGCTTTGCTGGCTGTGTATGGCGACAATTAA
- a CDS encoding ATP-dependent RNA helicase DDX27, which produces MVKPKPETKPRPARDDFIMTLDSEDEGMDLEPSLDHEEQEQQVPKRKVKARIGEREKILDDGRNPKQRDQNRDDVLEVAEMDFEFEPSQMTESMQGWNFYMDGASGRHSSEASKSTVDDLIDRHRAGIEIPNELKDADEEEVEEQVGEQSLAPLSDSEDEDGFGSGMRSAKRKALDNEEESQDDEESAMDHLGEEDEEEEEEEEEAEEDMPDDASDVSDATRERQEAYFAKETTETPVAASFASLQLNRALLRGLAALNFSKPTPIQARTIPIALAGKDIVAGAVTGSGKTAAFLIPILERLSYRQRGTDDAKSRVVVLCPTRELAIQCHSVGVALAKFMNVRFCLCVGGLSLKAQEAELKMRPDIIIATPGRLIDHVRNSASFGMEDVEILVMDEADRMLEDGFEDELNEIVRMCPTQRQTMLFSATMTEDVDQLVRLSLEKPVRLFVDPKRSTSSKLIQEFVRVRTQAGLAGRERQKAEDEHRAALLLTLCMRTFRDQVIIFLRSKKLAHQLKIVFGLLGLSAAELHGDLSQEQRLQSLSQFRDGKVDFLLATDLASRGIDIRGVQTVINYDMPAQIEPYLHRVGRTARAGRQGRAVTLVGESDRRLLKTVLKRTPPEQVKHRLMPSDMVQQLSDTIESLKSEVEQILLEEKEEKAIRQAEMEVQKSENMLTHHNEIYSRPARTWFQSEKAKSEAQNASREQQNTKVDATKARDRLAGLSRRKKRNRLMREEDAKSSAKHETDAAVRAAKRSQRPSGLGEAVSAKTQKQKKSNKKFKMTKALRSSGKGGAFGSDMSSRK; this is translated from the coding sequence ATGGTGAAGCCAAAGCCAGAAACCAAgccgcgtccagcacgagATGACTTTATCATGACACTTGACTCTGAAGATGAAGGCATGGATCTTGAGCCTTCCTTGGATCACGAAGAGCAGGAACAACAAGTGCCTAAGAGAAAAGTCAAGGCACGCATCGGTGAGCGCGAGAAAATCTTGGACGATGGTCGCAATCCGAAACAGCGCGATCAAAACAGAGATGATGTTCTAGAAGTGGCAGAGATGGACTTCGAGTTCGAGCCCAGTCAGATGACAGAAAGTATGCAAGGCTGGAACTTTTACATGGATGGTGCATCTGGGAGACACAGCTCTGAGGCATCAAAGTCAACCGTCGATGATCTGATTGACCGCCATCGTGCGGGTATTGAGATACCAAATGAGCTTAAAGACGCAGATGAGGAAGAAGTGGAAGAACAGGTGGGCGAACAGTCACTTGCACCCTTGAGTGATAGTGAAGACGAGGATGGTTTCGGCAGTGGTATGCGTTCAGCGAAGCGTAAGGCCCTAGATAACGAGGAGGAAAGTCAGGATGATGAAGAGAGTGCTATGGATCATTTGGGagaagaagatgaagaagaggaagaagaagaggaagaagcaGAGGAAGATATGCCTGACGACGCATCGGATGTGTCGGACGCAACTCGGGAGCGTCAAGAAGCCTACTTTGCTAAGGAAACGACTGAAACTCCTGTAGCGGCATCCTTTGCTTCGCTCCAGCTAAATCGTGCACTTCTTCGTGGCTTGGCTGCTCTCAACTTCTCCAAACCTACGCCGATCCAAGCGCGCACTATTCCGATCGCATTGGCTGGTAAAGACATCGTGGCAGGAGCTGTGACTGGTAGTGGCAAGACTGCTGCGTTCTTAATCCCGATCTTAGAGCGTTTGTCGTATCGCCAGCGTGGTACGGATGATGCCAAGTCGCGTGTCGTGGTTCTGTGTCCCACGCGTGAACTGGCCATTCAGTGCCACAGTGTCGGCGTTGCCTTGGCCAAGTTTATGAATGTGCGCTTTTGTCTGTGTGTGGGTGGTCTTAGTCTTAAAGCTCAAGAAGCCGAGCTCAAGATGCGTCCAGACATTATCATTGCCACACCCGGTCGCCTGATCGATCATGTGCGGAacagcgcctcgttcgGTATGGAAGATGTGGAGATTCTTGTGATGGACGAAGCTGATCGTATGTTGGAAGATGGTTTCGAGGATGAATTGAATGAAATCGTGCGCATGTGTCCTACACAGCGTCAGACCATGTTGTTCTCAGCTACAATGACGGAAGATGTGGACCAACTTGTTCGTTTGAGTCTTGAAAAACCCGTGCGATTATTTGTGGATCCCAAGCGCTCTACTTCCTCCAAGCTGATTCAAGAATTTGTTCGTGTGCGCACCCAGGCTGGTCTTGCGGGCCGTGAGCGCCAGAAAGCAGAGGACGAACACCGCGCTGCTCTTCTTTTAACGCTATGCATGCGCACTTTCCGTGATCAAGTGATTATATTCCTGCGCAGTAAAAAGCTGGCACACCAACTCAAAATTGTTTTCGGGCTGCTGGGTCTTTCTGCTGCTGAATTGCACGGTGACCTCTCTCAGGAGCAGCGTCTTCAATCCTTGTCGCAATTCCGCGACGGAAAGGTGGATTTCTTGCTGGCTACTGATTTGGCTAGTCGTGGTATCGATATTCGCGGCGTTCAAACTGTGATCAACTATGACATGCCAGCTCAAATTGAGCCCTACCTCCATCGTGTGGGTCGTAccgctcgtgctgggcgtcAAGGTCGCGCTGTTACATTAGTGGGTGAATCTGATCGGCGTCTTCTCAAAACAGTGCTGAAGCGTACACCGCCCGAGCAGGTAAAGCACCGTCTTATGCCCTCTGACATGGTGCAGCAACTCTCGGATACCATCGAGTCCCTCAAGTCTGAAGTGGAGCAGATTCTCTTGGAAGAAAAGGAGGAGAAGGCGATTCGTCAGGCAGAGATGGAAGTCCAAAAGAGTGAAAACATGTTGACACACCATAATGAAATTTATTCCAGACCTGCACGTACATGGTTCCAGAGTGAAAAGGCCAAGTCAGAAGCACAGAATGCATCGCGTGAGCAGCAAAATACCAAAGTCGACGCGACAAAAGCGCGTGACCGCCTCGCTGGTCTCTCGCGTCGTAAGAAACGTAATCGTCTTATGCGCGAAGAAGACGCAAAGAGCAGCGCGAAGCATGAAACGGATGCTGCTGTACGAGCAGCCAAGCGCTCGCAGCGTCCTTCGGGCTTAGGTGAAGCGGTATCTGCTAAGACGCAAAAGCAAAAGAAGAGTAACAAGAAGTTCAAGATGACCAAAGCATTGCGATCTAGCGGCAAAGGTGGTGCATTTGGCTCGGATATGAGCTCACGAAAGTAA
- a CDS encoding FHA domain protein, with protein sequence MSTQSSDTNQLHAEGSSGNLGWRISSAIRRHSHTQSTFSPPNPSFLSGFSSSAGSSSRQSQDTEPSTSYPSTENRFLYPRFIGTKCMSSSPQASDASSASTSHKSQMLSSSDMQNTTSKEPFQYKTRKVRLSPHIDSTRKLLFFPTEFEIEEGGRPIQIGRFSENSKNLDDSNLTSQDESNMTETVSTSMQRTATHNSHRQPVVVGRRKICIAFQNKVVSRLHAELWCDTNGILYLRDTKSSSGTFVNRCRLSPPGVQSDSFRIHDHDLIQFGVDYRGGSVDEYRAIKLRFETNYNVNIPKRSIEYGQSVLQKLESEHMQKIQNGSSESTSPQSSTEKGKLSECCICLLKIRVSQALFISPCSHMFHFKCIRPMLQLHHPGFSCPLCRSFFDLEQDAQDDTDEECSSKEGVPLTLVKEPE encoded by the coding sequence ATGAGCACCCAATCTTCTGACACAAATCAGCTACATGCGGAGGGCTCGTCAGGTAATCTAGGTTGGCGCATTTCGAGCGCCATCCGTCGACATAGCCACACGCAAAGCACTTTTTCGCCACCGAATCCAAGCTTTCTTTCAGGATTCAGCTCAAGCGCAGGGTCATCTAGCAGGCAATCTCAAGATACTGAGCCGAGTACATCGTATCCCTCGACAGAGAATCGCTTTTTATATCCTCGTTTCATTGGGACCAAATGTATGTCATCATCACCCCAGGCGTCAGATGCTAGCAGCGCCTCTACGTCACACAAATCGCAGATGCTCAGCTCCAGTGATATGCAGAACACCACATCAAAAGAGCCTTTTCAATACAAAACGCGTAAAGTTCGTCTCTCGCCTCACATTGACTCAACACGCAAGCTTCTATTTTTTCCGACAGAATTTGAGATTGAGGAAGGAGGTCGTCCTATTCAAATTGGTCGCTTCAGCGAAAACAGCAAAAATCTTGATGACTCTAATCTAACTTCTCAAGATGAATCAAATATGACTGAAACGGTCTCAACATCAATGCAGCGAACAGCCACACATAACTCCCACAGGCAGCCCGTTGTTGTGGGACGACGTAAAATATGCATTGCATTCCAGAACAAGGTCGTGAGTCGATTACATGCTGAACTTTGGTGTGATACAAATGGTATCCTGTACCTTCGAGATACAAAGTCGAGCAGTGGTACGTTTGTGAACCGCTGTCGACTTTCTCCACCAGGCGTACAAAGTGATTCTTTCAGAATTCATGATCATGATTTGATCCAGTTTGGAGTTGACTACAGAGGTGGGTCTGTGGATGAGTACCGTGCTATTAAGCTTCGTTTTGAGACAAACTATAACGTTAACATACCAAAGCGATCTATCGAATATGGTCAGTCTGTGCTTCAAAAACTCGAGTCGGAGCACATGCAGAAAATCCAAAATGGTTCCTCAGAGTCTACCTCGCCTCAGTCAAGTACGGAAAAAGGAAAGCTGAGTGAATGCTGTATTTGCCTGTTGAAAATCCGGGTATCTCAAGCTCTTTTTATCTCACCATGCTCGCATATGTTCCATTTCAAATGTATTCGACCCATGCTCCAACTCCATCATCCAGGTTTTTCGTGTCCTTTGTGCCGCTCGTTCTTTGATCTGGAACAAGATGCTCAAGACGATACAGATGAAGAGTGTTCAAGTAAGGAAGGGGTACCTCTAACTCTCGTGAAAGAACCAGAATAA
- a CDS encoding ribosomal RNA assembly protein, with protein sequence MSEDKAGDVLVNKNKRFRKDKPWDTDDIDHWKIDKFTQEDNPHHFLEESSFATLFPKYREKYLREIWGHVTTALEKHGVACTLDLVEGSMSVRTTRKTFDPYIILRARDLIKLLSRSVPFVQAVKVLQDDMACDVIKIGNIVRNKERFVKRRQRIIGPNGNTLKAIELLTGCYVLVQGNTVSAMGTYKGLKEVRRIVLDCMKNIHPIYHIKELMIKRELAKDPKLANESWDRFLPKFKKQNVKAKKPKETIKKKTYTPFPPPQQPSKLDLQLESGEYFLKPQEKKKNELAKKMQAQAEHAVKREQEREKMFIAPEEPLPGQETKKKKHSKHEDHDANESKAEKKARKAEKQARKADKERSKSKKRKHADDD encoded by the exons ATGTCAGAAGACAAGGCGGGTGATGTGCTCGTGAATAAAAACAAGCGCTTTCGCAAGGATAAGC CATGGGATACTGATGATATTGATCATTGGAAAATTGACAAGTTTACACAAGAAGATAACCCTCATCACTTTTTGGAAGAGAGCAGTTTTGCCACCCTCTTCCCCAAGTACCGCGAAAAATACCTTCGCGAGATCTGGGGACATGTAACAACTGCATTGGAAAAACATGGTGTTGCTTGTACTCTCGACCTTGTGGAAGGATCGATGTCAGTACGTACAACACGCAAGACGTTTGATCCCTACATAATCCTGCGAGCCCGCGACTTGATTAAGCTGCTAAGCCGAAGTGTGCCCTTTGTACAGGCTGTTAAGGTGTTGCAAGATGATATGGCCTGTGATGTAATTAAGATTGGGAATATCGTGAGGAATAAAGAGCGGTTTGTAAAACGCCGTCAGCGCATAATTGGTCCCAATGGCAATACACTCAAAGCCATCGAGTTACTCACAGGTTGTTATGTGCTTGTGCAGGGAAATACTGTTAGTGCAATGGGAACATATAAAGGTCTAAAGGAAGTACGGCGTATTGTACTAGACTGTATGAAAAACATCCACCCTATTTATCACATCAAAGAGCTCATGATAAAGCGCGAACTGGCCAAAGATCCAAAACTGGCCAACGAATCGTGGGATCGATTTTTGCCTAAATTTAAGAAACAAAATGTCAAGGCAAAGAAGCCCAAGGAGACGATTAAGAAGAAGACTTACACACCCTTTCCACCGCCTCAGCAGCCTAGTAAGCTCGATCTTCAACTTGAAAGTGGTGAGTACTTCCTCAAACCACAagagaagaagaagaaTGAACTGGCCAAAAAAATGCAGGCTCAAGCTGAGCATGCTGTCAAGCGCGAACAAGAGCGAGAAAAAATGTTTATTGCTCCTGAAGAGCCTCTACCCGGTCAAGAGACAAAGAAGAAAAAGCACAGTAAACACGAAGATCATGATGCCAATGAATCCAAGGCCGAAAAGAAAGCTCGAAAAGCCGAAAagcaggcgcgcaaagCTGATAAAGAAAGGAGCAAGTCGAAGAAGCGTAAGCATGCAGATGATGATTAG
- a CDS encoding SNF2 family helicase, which produces MLEACSVSSWDDNDTIPLGVVTVHVRPPSPSTVELDTPGTRWQYLDMDVLHQLEAHEQGCIVPILRSLVEKRAAKVALEQDVFALWVAGMYQGSLHVRVFAVPESTPLPPPRERQVSEAAYEWTKILPKTCTDAAAWHAMSRDMDTNGNDWPFWQEDARYWTLAELYRQLPSPPIVLSYMHGKSLLAPAGLRCTLYAYQERSLAKLLQRELWPGTYTNPYLLSCESPCVLPHGDNMYAFDPECFTFYRWPDIPVYPDVRGGILCDEMGAGKTLVCLALILATLEQISSPDHDSIMSCTTSEMAMQFPDEKYQDKDPAAGIMGRIVTAPFGAPSPGERLGRRPITHIPKSESPTFHRSRPMAGSVSLAKIAAHRLRTTNACRPDLLDTLPSQIRAILGKDSAPFGLLWPPLPHRVSRVNHNRTPLRVYLTCATLVLVPPTLIMQWLDEMEKHCEPQLLRVLCISDIGSEIPAASQLSQDYDVVLMTHARFGKEAGDDQSIRSDLDKSPLMQVYWKRLIIDEGDMVAGDSLLVRLCTYLHVERRWIVTGTPTQALVGASALHVVGDGSGVPTHTKEMNWSASDRKNLDKLKHLLVRFLRLQPMYGSHLNTHSATNASNLPSFKERDWITLMGSGINDMGEWPAKRRLYNMLSRLMVRNRAKDVEHECPLPPLERRIVSLSMSSLECMTYNVLQLLIMLNAALSQEKDKDYYFHTGNKKTLASVMENVAMACFHFAGFEFLRQVQRAHDHILQQLNKPHGVAEQFKQEAVEALYQISAALQDQTWREHVQQGDVLYKAEHPEERLLLSWSRRGSIWLTSEELLFLRNEYYKKSAHVLDARGLFEELLRCGAQYKHRKTGCTVSSATHRSPKTISTPKRNEPFLSEPSRVPALPAAFDDVLVHTSTSTKLNGILQEILEAVPGEKVLVFSTLHQVLNEIAKALELCRVPFLIYVSGMPQHLRNTYVNAFTHESQFRCLLMSTAIGGSGLDLHCASRIILTEPIWQWDLESQAVKRAWRIGQTRRVLVSTYVMRHTYEERVIERKKARFLNGTDAAEQLQTLTDDPGMREFLARPHLVQAPSKKREITWTRPLLGDPAKLSFVHASKRARHT; this is translated from the coding sequence ATGCTGGAAGCATGTTCGGTTTCTTCTTGGGATGACAATGATACCATACCCTTAGGTGTCGTAACTGTACATGTCCGCCCACCGTCACCATCAACAGTAGAACTTGACACACCAGGCACACGTTGGCAATACCTTGAcatggacgtgctgcatcAACTTGAAGCTCACGAACAAGGGTGTATTGTACCAATCTTACGGTCTTTGGTGGAGAAACGAGCTGCCAAGGTGGCTTTGGAGCAAGACGTCTTCGCTCTTTGGGTCGCAGGCATGTATCAGGGCTCACTACATGTTCGTGTTTTTGCGGTGCCAGAGAGCACGCCTCTACCGCCTCCTAGGGAGCGACAGGTTTCAGAGGCTGCCTATGAATGGACTAAAATATTGCCAAAAACATGTacagacgcagctgcatggcatgctATGAGCCGCGACATGGATACGAATGGAAACGACTGGCCGTTTTGGCAGGAAGATGCACGATATTGGACGTTGGCTGAGCTATACAGGCAGCTCCCCAGTCCTCCTATTGTTTTATCTTACATGCATGGTAAAAGTTTGCTAGCACCTGCTGGCCTACGATGTACGCTTTATGCCTATCAAGAAAGGTCGTTGGCAAAACTTCTCCAGCGGGAATTGTGGCCAGGAACTTATACTAATCCATACCTTCTAAGCTGTGAATCACCATGTGTATTACCGCACGGTGATAACATGTATGCCTTTGATCCGGAGTGCTTTACGTTCTATCGCTGGCCCGATATACCTGTGTATCCTGACGTACGTGGTGGCATTTTGTGTGATGAAATGGGTGCTGGAAAAACGCTTGTTTGTCTCGCATTGATTCTTGCTACTCTGGAACAAATATCCAGTCCTGATCATGATTCTATCATGAGCTGTACAACCAGTGAAATGGCCATGCAGTTCCCGGATGAAAAGTACCAAGACAAAGACCCAGCTGCGGGTATAATGGGTCGCATTGTGACAGCTCCTTTTGGTGCTCCCAGCCCAGGTGAACGTCTCGGACGTCGCCCAATAACACATATACCCAAATCAGAGTCGCCCACATTCCACAGAAGTCGCCCAATGGCCGGCTCTGTGTCGCTTGCCAAGATAGCGGCACATCGACTTCGCACTACAAATGCTTGTCGTCCTGATCTGCTTGACACTTTGCCTAGCCAGATTCGAGCTATACTTGGCAAGGACTCTGCGCCGTTCGGTCTTCTATGGCcgcctcttcctcatcgcgtctcgcgcgtcaATCATAATCGCACACCCCTACGAGTTTATCTTACATGTGCTACACTTGTATTAGTACCGCCGACTCTTATTATGCAATGGCTTGATGAAATGGAGAAGCATTGTGAGCCCCAATTGCTACGTGTACTTTGTATATCAGACATCGGTTCAGAGATACCTGCTGCTTCCCAGTTGTCGCAAGATTACGATGTCGTCCTCATGACACATGCTCGATTTGGAAAGGAGGCAGGAGACGATCAAAGCATACGATCTGACCTTGATAAGTCGCCCTTAATGCAAGTATATTGGAAACGCCTCATCATTGACGAAGGAGACATGGTTGCCGGCGATTCGCTTTTAGTAAGGCTCTGCACCTATCTTCATGTGGAACGTCGCTGGATTGTGACTGGCACTCCTACGCAGGCCTTGGTTGGTGCTAGTGCTTTGCACGTAGTGGGAGATGGTTCTGGAGTTCCGACTCACACCAAGGAGATGAACTGGTCAGCATCAGATCGCAAAAATCTCGACAAACTCAAGCATTTACTTGTGCGTTTTCTTCGTTTGCAACCCATGTACGGGTCTCATCTCAATACGCATTCAGCGACCAATGCATCAAATCTGCCGTCATTCAAGGAACGTGATTGGATCACACTTATGGGTTCGGGCATCAATGATATGGGAGAATGGCCAGCTAAAAGGCGTCTTTACAATATGCTCTCGCGCCTTATGGTCAGAAATCGTGCAAAAGATGTGGAACATGAGTGTCCTCTACCGCCGCTGGAACGGCGCATAGTGTCTCTATCCATGTCGTCTCTTGAATGCATGACATACAATGTGCTGCAGTTACTCATAATGCTTAACGCAGCTCTATCACAGGAAAAGGACAAGGATTACTATTTTCATACGGGCAATAAAAAGACCTTGGCTTCTGTCATGGAAAATGTAGCAATGGCTTGCTTTCATTTCGCTGGGTTTGAATTTCTGCGACAGGTTCAACGGGCGCATGACCATATTTTGCAGCAACTCAACAAACCGCACGGTGTCGCTGAGCAGTTCAAGCAAGAGGCAGTCGAGGCGCTGTATCAGATTTCTGCGGCACTGCAAGATCAAACTTGGCGTGAGCATGTCCAGCAGGGTGATGTGTTGTATAAAGCAGAGCATCCAGAAGAACGCTTGCTCTTATCATGGAGCAGGCGCGGTTCAATTTGGCTCACGTCAGAAGAATTACTATTTTTACGCAATGAATATTACAAAAAATCGGCTCATGTACTTGACGCAAGAGGCCTATTTGAGGAGCTTTTGAGGTGTGGTGCTCAGTATAAACATCGAAAAACGGGCTGCACTGTATCTTCTGCCACGCACAGATCACCCAAAACCATAAGTACGCCCAAGCGTAATGAGCCTTTTTTAAGCGAACCTTCACGAGTGCCAGCTTTACCTGCTGCATTCGACGATGTACTCGTGCATACGTCCACGTCCACCAAACTAAATGGCATATTGCAAGAAATTTTGGAAGCTGTGCCTGGTGAAAAAGTACTCGTGTTTTCAACCCTCCATCAAGTGCTTAATGAAATCGCCAAGGCATTGGAACTATGCAGAGTGCCTTTTCTCATTTACGTATCGGGGATGCCGCAACATCTTCGAAATACGTACGTCAATGCATTTACGCACGAGTCACAGTTTAGATGCTTACTCATGTCGACAGCCATCGGAGGAAGTGGCTTAGACCTGCATTGTGCGAGTCGCATTATTTTGACTGAGCCCATCTGGCAGTGGGATCTAGAAAGTCAGGCAGTGAAACGAGCGTGGCGCATAGGCCAGACTCGACGTGTGCTTGTATCTACTTATGTTATGCGGCATACTTATGAAGAACGCGTTATTGAGCGGAAAAAAGCGCGATTTCTGAATGGCACCGATGCAGCAGAGCAACTTCAAACATTGACCGATGACCCGGGTATGCGCGAGTTTTTGGCCCGTCCCCATCTTGTACAGGCACCCTCTAAAAAGCGTGAAATAACATGGACGCGACCCTTACTCGGTGACCCAGCGAAGCTTTCCTTTGTGCACGCATCCAAACGGGCTAGACATACATGA